The region TAAGAGTTCAATACCTCACAAAACCTGTAGCTCgataatgaattgacacaattcctCTTTAATTTCATCCAACTGATCTTTTGAGTAATAAGCACATCTatattcatcaaagtactacataataatataacatagTATGATTTAGTTAAATCTATTTAATTATGAGAAATATGTGTTAAATATgaaaataactcataagttagaaatcCATACATCAGATGGAATATCTGTTCGATCCATAAGAAGAGTTTCTTTCATAAACCTCAACGTGTAATATCCACAATCTATATTATTACGCTGTCGAGGACACTACACATGGAAAAACAATATGGATAAATATCCTAAGTTTTATCAtgtgtcatcactaatataatcAAAATTGTGATAATTAATATACCTCCACTCTATTCCATGTAATGTTATTGGCTTTTCTCTTTGGTACTTGAATTTTTCTTTGTgctcgaacagtttgtataatGCTATAATGAAATATAAACGAATAtttagaacaattcacataaatAAATAAGTATACACACGAATATTGGGTTATTTGCACTTACGTGTCAACTATCGTCTTCATAGCAGGGTATGTTGTCCAATCCTTGTGTAAAGAATCCAAATAATACACAATTTCTTTAAAAGGATTTATCGCGAccaacaaccaatgtccactgtaataAAACAAATGTTAGATGGAAACTTTCTACACGACGtcaaaatatgaaaaattatAACAGATGAATTTAGATTGAAGAACTAACCCGTCGCCGGTATTAAACGGTAAAAAGAACAACTTTTCTCTATCTGTGTCGGCCATAAAGCGCTCGACTACATACGTCCTGACTTCATCTGGTTTTCTTATCATTTCGGTTAAGTTCGTTTTCATGGGATTTAAGAATGAGAATCTTTGCTCCAACCCACGCGGACCCATCAATTTGTCATATAAATACCTtatataaaaacatcattaacatttAGACTATTCATATGAAACGAGTAAATAACTTGTTCAAGAATTTAAACAAAGTAGATCGGATATACCTCATGTATGTGTTGATAACACCAACGCTTAATTGCGTATGATacaaaatttgatcaaaatccTCTTTACCCAATGGCTCGGCATACTCAAAACCAAAAATAGCTCCATCCATAGGTATTAAACGAACACATCCATCCGAAATATCTGTCGTTTCTAAATATGTATGGAGGCACGCTCTATACTTGGAAGGATTTTTCTTTTTAGCCCCGGTCCTCTTGGAAATTTCAGTCTTCTTAGCAACAGGAATCTAAATATCATATAATTAGTAAGGTGAAGTGTAAGATGACGAATTAACAGGAATCTAAATAGCATATAATTGTGATGTACCTCTTTTTGcgatgcaactgactcgatttcCCGCGCAATCCCCTTATCTTTTGctttggattttgtgggagtctaaTTAACATTAACATGTAAAAAATGTGTACGTAAAATGCGCGTAAAAAATTTGAATACCTAAAGGTTCATAATggttttaagcatacctcatatcctacgaTAATGAGGTctgtcggccatgcaacaaatgAACCTATGGCATCTCCCAATAAAGTTGCATCCGAAACATCGTCAGGATGTGGTAATAACGCATCCTTCTCCAAAGCAATATCAACCGAGACTTTCAAAGATCCAGTAGGGAGCGGTTTAGTGTGAAGTAATTCACCCAAATTGTTATGAACTTTccccttgccaaccatccgataaGTCGGTCTCGCTAAGTAGAGgtgacaaggtgaaatgccctaaaaccaataataaatatGACATTTTTAATGTGTATATATGACAATTAAATAAATTAAGCTAATTTAATTTCATAATAAGATATATAATTACCTCTGGAATAGTCGGTTGAAAATTACAATTGATACTATCTTTGTCACTAGTATCTTTAAAACCCGCTGCTCGATCTCTTTCTCTTTCCTTTCTTAATTCAAGAACTTCAGCTTTTAATGCTTCCAAAGTTTGCTGCAGTTCTTTATTGCTAGGAGtcttttgttttttaatattCAAGGATTTTTGAGTGATCCCAAATCCCTTgcccctcacccgaccagaatactcgGGAACATCTAATGCTCGACTCAGTATGCTCCTGCAATCAGTGTCTTCATATGGAACTATAGATTGAGATAGAGTCTCCTGAAAATCATATGAACATACACACAATAGTAATGTTATTGTCTTAAGTAAGTGTCAAAGTCAAAGTGTTCGAAATTGGACGATTCAAAAGTGTCAAAGTCAAAGTGTTATTGTCTTAAATAATGCTATACTTACACATTTCTCAAATATTTGTTGAACGTCTTCTTTAATCTTTCCATCCTTACCgacacgggcttccttccacaaaacatgtgccGGAAGAGATGTTTCAGAACTATTCTCCTTTGTTAACTACACATTAAGCATAATATGATCAAATATAACTCATGACAAAATATGATCAAATATAACAAGTATATCAATGCAATTTATAGATACTTACTATAGACTGCTCTAAGCGTCCATATCCAACACGCCCTTTTCTATAGGGATACGCCGGACTTGATGCTCTTTGCCGGTTTGTTTCACTTACACTCTTAAATTCTTGGGTTTTTCGTTTGGATTTAAACGTTTCCCATTCTTTAGGTGAAATCAAACTTGCATATTTAGATGGAAGCTCTGCATCAACAAAAGTACCTTCCGTATCCCTAAGAAAGGTGGTTGATAAAAAGGTTCTAAACCCTCTTAGTAACTTTCCGGCCAATTTGAGACAATGATCTCTTCTGTTTTCTTCGATGTCGAAACACCTCTACGAAAAACATACACACATTGCGTTAGTACAATTAATTTAAAGACATAATCGTCATTAAAAACAAATAACATCACATATggtacctttatctcactccatATTTTGTCTTTAGCTTCGTTCAATTGTTTATTTCTCCAATTATCACAAGTAATTGGAACTTCATTCCTTACCAATGCACCAATAAAACTTGTCAATgttgaaccgttaggctcaattagttgtcCACCTTCGTTCCAATGCACTTTTATTAAAACGCCTCGATCTCTATCTCGAATAACTTTCTTCATAACCGTTATTCCACGTTTAATTTCCCTTTCCGCACCACCAACGGTCTCATCACCATGTGGGTGATCCTCGTTACTAGCCATCTGTAATAAAGAAAAACATAAACACAATATTAAGCAAATATGAATACAATTCAAGTAAGTGTCAAAGTCAAAGTGTATTGAATTGGACGAAAATTACATGGTAGCCTACAAACGGGCCAAAGGACTCAAAAATGAACTCGATTCGTCCAAATTCCGAGTGGAAGCATGTTTTTTGTAACAGTACAGCAACAGTAAAATCAGGGAAAAAGTTGTCCGAATCGAAAAACAAAGTATACCATTGGCTCCGGAATCGTGGAGAAAGTCTATTTTCATTAATCACATGCATTAAAACTCATCACGATTCAAAAAtataaagaaatcatgcattatcagatataacttataatcaaagcaattgaaaacaaaaatataatgaaatcatgcattatcagatataacttataatcaaagcaattgaaaacaaaagaataaagaaaccatggataatttacctaagtcactaacatctctttcttttctttgttggaatattaatcacttgtttcttagcaatgcgtacggatgaattgatccaaattccctcattatgatcgtttcttatatatgactcatccggtataagatcatcaacttcatcatttctattcaactcattccgtctaatgcatgactcattcttaacatcaatatcacattgatcgacaccgctatcatcagtgactttgttagagaaaagcactatagaccattttgtactcttcgggtcattcacatagaacacttgtttagcttgagatgctagaataaaaggttcatctttgtaccccaccctagtaagatcaacttgcaaaaatccagacttatccattcgtatgccactactattcacccacttgcaaccaaagatgggaatctgaaacttctcgtaatcaaacacccaaatgtgctcaataactccaaaatatgacaaatttgcatatttggggtttaagtccttcatacttgatatatgcattgcttcagctagcacggtgacaccactattttgcatagtactcttatcatcttgttctttggtataaaatgtgtatccattaattgaatatgcgctatgagaaaacacatgcaaacttggaccatatgccaaacatctcaacctttctgttaccgaagaaggatctgaagagcgcttcaaataaatatgatccttcaaccattgtatgaaactttgattgtgctctataactatccaattttcatttctgttcggatttaaccttcggagtacatccttgtgcatttcaacatatggctcaacctcattattattgtgcagaacatacaaatgaacttgatcccgttcatcccttgatattgtcacaattttattcccaattaattttttaccttccattttgtcgaaaatctgagctctggggagtccaatcgattgaacgttagacaaatattcagtacaaaattcaacagcttcttcaacaatgtatcgttcaacaatacaaccctctggtcgacttcgggatttcacgtacccttttaatattttcatataccgttcagcagggtacatccatctcatataagctggtccacacaactgtgtctctttcacaagatgaacaactaaatgaaccattatgtcaaaaaaagacggaggaaaatacatttcaagctcacacaaggtaattacaatctctttttgtagtgttggtaagatctcgggatcgatcaccttactacaaattgacctaaagaaaaaacacaatttagttatggcacttcttactttttctggcaaaatagaacgtatacctatcggtagaaaatgttccattataacatggcaatcatgtgtcttcaaattcttcaacttgaggtctttcatagaaacaagtcttctgatatcagatgagtaaccttctggaaccttaacttcactcagagacttacacaaaatttttttctcctttctagataaagtaaaagcggcaggtggtagatatgttcgtcttcctttcttcacgggtgctaattcagttctcattcccatttttaacatgtcctgccttgctttaaggccatccttagacttgccttttatattgagtaatgtaccgataacactttcaaatacgtttttttcaatatgcataacatcgagaaaatgtctcacgtacaaagacttccaatatggcaattcaaaaaatatcgaccttttcttccacccacctttcacaatcttatgtgcaaaaggcttgccaaactcagtacgcacatctttcaccttttcaaaaacttgttcacctgacaatgcgggtggagctctacgatgttcggtgtctccattgaatgcttttctccacccacggtagtgatgtttagaatgtaagaatctacgatgaccgagaaacacattcttctggcaaagttccaatcgaatcgtatcggttccgtcttcacaaacaggacacgcacgttgacctttaatgctatacccagatagattcccgtatgctggaaaatcattaattgtgccaaacaacatcgccctcaaattgaaactttctttcctatatccatcataaacctccacaccgttctcccacaaaatctttaaatcttcgatcagaggtgtcaagtatacgtctatgtcattccctggttgtttaggcccagagattaacatagataacatcatgtacttacgcttcatacatagccacggaggtaggttataaatcataagaatcacaggccatgtggtatgtgagatactttgaagaccatgtgggttcattccatcagtagataatgccaatcgaaggtttcttgcttctgatccaaactcaggataatcattatcaatcttcgaccactgtggtgaatcagccggatgccgatactttccatcaataattctttcatctgcatgccaagtaagatgtcttgcatcggtttcactacgaaacatgcgcctaaatctcggaattatcggaaaataccataagacttttgcgggagataatcttttcttatatcgagacaaaccgcatttagggcactcagttaacattgcatattcgttacgaaacaaaatgcaatcgttaggacaagcatgtatcttatcatagctcatgccaatagagcacaacattttttttgcctcataggttcgattaggaagaacattatcatccggtagcatttctctcataagggccaacaactctgtgaaacttttatccgaccatccattgcccgcctttaagttgtacaactttaataccgcagaaagtcttgagaatttagtgcaacctttgtacaacggtttctctgcatcgcttaccatcctctcaaacatttcaggacaatcatgaagatcttcatccagtgcttctacaatctcttcaactcgatcacaatcgtatgtttccgtgtctttgt is a window of Lathyrus oleraceus cultivar Zhongwan6 chromosome 6, CAAS_Psat_ZW6_1.0, whole genome shotgun sequence DNA encoding:
- the LOC127096999 gene encoding uncharacterized protein LOC127096999 isoform X1: MHVINENRLSPRFRSQWYTLFFDSDNFFPDFTVAVLLQKTCFHSEFGRIEFIFESFGPFVGYHMASNEDHPHGDETVGGAEREIKRGITVMKKVIRDRDRGVLIKVHWNEGGQLIEPNGSTLTSFIGALVRNEVPITCDNWRNKQLNEAKDKIWSEIKRCFDIEENRRDHCLKLAGKLLRGFRTFLSTTFLRDTEGTFVDAELPSKYASLISPKEWETFKSKRKTQEFKSVSETNRQRASSPAYPYRKGRVGYGRLEQSILTKENSSETSLPAHVLWKEARVGKDGKIKEDVQQIFEKCETLSQSIVPYEDTDCRSILSRALDVPEYSGRVRGKGFGITQKSLNIKKQKTPSNKELQQTLEALKAEVLELRKERERDRAAGFKDTSDKDSINCNFQPTIPEGISPCHLYLARPTYRMVGKGKVHNNLGELLHTKPLPTGSLKVSVDIALEKDALLPHPDDVSDATLLGDAIGSFVAWPTDLIIVGYETPTKSKAKDKGIAREIESVASQKEIPVAKKTEISKRTGAKKKNPSKYRACLHTYLETTDISDGCVRLIPMDGAIFGFEYAEPLGKEDFDQILYHTQLSVGVINTYMRYLYDKLMGPRGLEQRFSFLNPMKTNLTEMIRKPDEVRTYVVERFMADTDREKLFFLPFNTGDGGHWLLVAINPFKEIVYYLDSLHKDWTTYPAMKTIVDTIIQTVRAQRKIQVPKRKANNITWNRVECPRQRNNIDCGYYTLRFMKETLLMDRTDIPSDYFDEYRCAYYSKDQLDEIKEELCQFIIELQVL
- the LOC127096999 gene encoding uncharacterized protein LOC127096999 isoform X2 — translated: MASNEDHPHGDETVGGAEREIKRGITVMKKVIRDRDRGVLIKVHWNEGGQLIEPNGSTLTSFIGALVRNEVPITCDNWRNKQLNEAKDKIWSEIKRCFDIEENRRDHCLKLAGKLLRGFRTFLSTTFLRDTEGTFVDAELPSKYASLISPKEWETFKSKRKTQEFKSVSETNRQRASSPAYPYRKGRVGYGRLEQSILTKENSSETSLPAHVLWKEARVGKDGKIKEDVQQIFEKCETLSQSIVPYEDTDCRSILSRALDVPEYSGRVRGKGFGITQKSLNIKKQKTPSNKELQQTLEALKAEVLELRKERERDRAAGFKDTSDKDSINCNFQPTIPEGISPCHLYLARPTYRMVGKGKVHNNLGELLHTKPLPTGSLKVSVDIALEKDALLPHPDDVSDATLLGDAIGSFVAWPTDLIIVGYETPTKSKAKDKGIAREIESVASQKEIPVAKKTEISKRTGAKKKNPSKYRACLHTYLETTDISDGCVRLIPMDGAIFGFEYAEPLGKEDFDQILYHTQLSVGVINTYMRYLYDKLMGPRGLEQRFSFLNPMKTNLTEMIRKPDEVRTYVVERFMADTDREKLFFLPFNTGDGGHWLLVAINPFKEIVYYLDSLHKDWTTYPAMKTIVDTIIQTVRAQRKIQVPKRKANNITWNRVECPRQRNNIDCGYYTLRFMKETLLMDRTDIPSDYFDEYRCAYYSKDQLDEIKEELCQFIIELQVL